The window GCAGCAACCCGCCTGAACCCGGTCAACCCAGCCGCACAGCACAACCAGAACCACCCGTGGAACACACAAAGCCAGCGGGGCCCCGCACCCCGGCATGCCCTCTGCCCGCACAACAGCCCGACACCGGATTCAGCCCATCAGCCCAGCCGGACCGGTGAATCACGCCTAGTCGCAGCCGCCTCCGCCGTCGCCTCCACCGCCGTCGCATCCGCTGTCCCCGCATCCGCTGTCCCCGCCCGAGCTGGATCCGCCGTCGCCGTGGTATCCGCCGGGCCCGGTGTTCGCGGTGCGGGGGGCCAGTACGCCGAACAGCAACACACTCGTGGCATTCGGGTCTCCTCCCGATGCCGCGAACGCTGACCGACGGCTGCGGCCCAGGAGCCAGATGATTCCGAGGAATAGGGCAAAGGACAGCCCCATACCACCGCCCATTGCGGCCATGGTCCCCGAACCTGATTCATCGGTGTTGAAGGCATTAATCAACTTCCCGCCGAAAAAGAAGCCGACGGGGACGGCAAAGATCAGCCTGCGCATCAGCGCCCACCGGAGGCTCGAGACGGGAACTGGAAGTTTTTTGAACCGGCGGTTGCGCGTGCCCTTGCCACTGCGCACCGCAATCTTTGGCTTTGTCATGACCCCCACCTTACGGCCGGCGGTCCGGGACGCGGCCGCGGCATTCGGCATCAGTGGTTTTCCAAGAACGCCGGCCGGGTGGCCGGCAGCGGCATGGGGATTCTGGAAACAGCCAGTAAACTCGCACGAACCGGCTTGTTTCCCTAGTGGAAATTCTTGTTTTTCCACAACGGAAAGTTGTGGTTGCGGGCATGGCAAGCGAAGGCGGCACGCGCCCATCGGCAGCAGAAGCCCAGGAAGCACTGCGGCCGGTGTCAGAGTCCCAGCAGAACCATAGGCCGTTTTATTGGATCCCCCCGTTGGCTCTATCCGGCGCGGGGCTTGGGAATCGGTCCCTTCACTATCGGGGTGGCCCTGTCAAAACCGCATGGCTGGGCAACTGCCGTCCTGGCGGCATCCATCATCATCTTTTGCGTCCTCCCGCTCCTCGTATCACGTGGGTCAAGGGTGACTATCGACGTATACACCCGCTGTGGAAGTCGGGGCCTTTGTGAACTGCTTGCGGCCCGGCGCGGTCTGGTAGTGCTGCCCGTTGTGCTCGAGGAGGCGCTGGTCTTCCATTCTCTTCCGGAGCGGGTACAGCGGTCCGCCTTTGATACGGGTGACGCCGTGCTGACTGATACGACCGCCCCGGCCCGGGTGCCTCGACGCTTCAGTACGGGGGCCTGATAGCGGCTACAGGTTCTGCAGCAACGGACTGCCTGGATTGAACTGTTCGACCCGCACAGAGCCCCCTCAGCGAGCCCGTTGACCACCGATGATTGAGCCTCAGAGTCTGCGGGCTGCGTGGACATTCCTTATACCTGCGATGATCAACACGGCCGGTACGATCAGGATCCCGCCTGTGAAGGCGAGGATGAGGAAGGCAGTGCGTGGGGTGGATCCGGCATCCTCCTCCCTGTATTCGTGGAAGAGGATGAACTGCTCGGGGTTGCAGGCGTCCGTGTACAACGACACAACCTCGCCCCGGCGCCAAGCCGCCGCGGGGTATTTATTCATCTCATGCCTGCGGTTATTGATCTGAGCCTGGATTGTCCGGCCCTTAACCGTGTATTCGATAGCTGCGGTGGTCTCAGTGATGTAGTCCCAACCCGAGCTATTTCCGGGAGCGCTGCCCGAGAGCTCTTTTGAACGCTCCACGGTCACGGTCCTGACCGTCGCAGGCACGGGAATGCCCTCGGTTTTCATTTGGGTGTAATTGCGTTGTTCCGAAAATTCCTGGGAGACATGGAACGCGCCCACGCCGAGGACAATGACGGCCAACGCCGCACCGATCCAGCCGATGATTCCCGCCCGGCGGGCGATACGTTCACCGTCCCAGCCGGGCGCAAAGTAACCGGCGCCCTTCCCATCAGGCGTTCGTTCCCATTCACGTCCTCCTCGGCGCCCGTCCATCCGGCCTCCCTGCAGTCGGGCTGGGGCCCCACAGTCCCAGTGGGTCCGGCTTCGAAACGTCTGCAGTGCCGCCGGTCCCCGTCTTACTCAAGATTCCTAGCCAAAGATCACTTCTTCAGGCAGCTTGTGAGGCACGGAGGAATTGTGCAGAGCTGGTGTTTTGTGGCCACGTCACGGCCCGGATCGCCACCAGCGCCCGGCGCATCCGTCGTCAGCTGCCCGGTTCCTGGCCCTGGCAAAATCCCAGGCAGGCCTTGTTCGACTACCTCTACCCGCCTGAACCCGGTCAGCCCAGCCGGATCGGGGAATCAAGCCTTAGGCGTGCGCTGTGGCGACCGGTCCGTCCCATTGCAGGGGCAGCCCGGACGGTGCTCCGCCGGGGAGCGCCGGCAGAACCTCATCGACGATCTCATTAAGGACGCGGCCGGCGTACTTCTCCCCCACCCACAGGTGTTTGGCACCGTCCACGCCCACCACCCGGGCCTGCTGCACCACGTCGAAGCGCTGCGCGGCCTCGGCCGGCTGGAGGTAATCGTCGAACTCAGGAACCAGAACCTTGAGCGGTTTGCCGGACGCCGCCCACTCCAACAGGTGCACGTCGGCGGCCCGGTGCAGCGGCGGTGACAGCAGGATGGCGCCCTGCACCTCCGAGGCCACCGGCTCGGACGCCCCATACATGAGGGCCAGCTCGGTGCCAAAGGACCAGCCTACGAGCCAGCGGTTCGGCAGCCCGCGGTCCACGGCGAACTGCACGGCCGCCTCGACGTCGAGGCGTTCCCCGATCCCCTCCTCGAATGCTCCCTCGGACGTTCCCCGTGGCGAGCCGGTGCCGCGGGTGTTGAACCGGAGCACGGCGATTCCGGCCAGGGCGGGCAGCCGGTAGGAGGCCTTCCGGTAGATGTGGGAGTCCATGAACCCCCCGTGGGTCGGCAACGGGTGGAGGGTGATCAGGGTTGCCTTGATGTCACCGGATTCCGGGAGGGCCAGCTCGCCGACGAGCCGGTGCCCGTCGCCCGTGCGGAGCTCCACGTTCTCGCGGCGGGCCGGCAGCACCGTGGAGGCCCGGATC is drawn from Micrococcaceae bacterium Sec5.8 and contains these coding sequences:
- a CDS encoding alpha/beta fold hydrolase; translation: MSFDPASYVFSQPAAPTAIRASTVLPARRENVELRTGDGHRLVGELALPESGDIKATLITLHPLPTHGGFMDSHIYRKASYRLPALAGIAVLRFNTRGTGSPRGTSEGAFEEGIGERLDVEAAVQFAVDRGLPNRWLVGWSFGTELALMYGASEPVASEVQGAILLSPPLHRAADVHLLEWAASGKPLKVLVPEFDDYLQPAEAAQRFDVVQQARVVGVDGAKHLWVGEKYAGRVLNEIVDEVLPALPGGAPSGLPLQWDGPVATAHA